GGTTTTATGGCTTTTTGCTCTGTTTTATTTGGTGCAATGCATATGGCTTTTTCTAAACCGCAAATAAGGGAAAGTCAATTATTAAATGGCCTTATGCTGGGCTTTGGGTTAGCTTTAGCCTGTATTGCAGTGAATGGATTTACAGATTATGTTTTATTTAATATTGAATTATCAATGCTATTTTGGATAATTAATGCGTTTATTGTGATTATTCAGCGTGAACGACTGGATTAATATTTTTTATTTATTGCAGGTTTTTATTTTAGAATTTAAAATAGTAGTGGAGATAGAATCGATTATTGTAAGGAGGCTTGGCAGTTGAGACAGAAAGTTGTAATTTCAAAGGCTACAATTGACCGCCTGCCATTGTATTTTAGAACGTTAAGGGTAACGAAAGAAGAAGGACGAGAAATTATTTCTTCTGAGGAGCTCGGAAGACGATTAGGAATTACGCCGGAACAGATACGGAAAGATTTGGCTTCTTTTGGACAGTTCGGAAAAAAAGGTGTGGGATATTATGTGCATGAATTAATGCGCAATATTGGTGAAATACTAGGATTAGATAACAATTGGAATATTGCTGTCGTTGGTATTGGACATCTAGGTGCAGCATTAGCTAATTATCAAAATTTTATTACTTTGGGATTTAACCTAATGGCGTTGTTTGATGCAGATGAAGATGTTGTAGGAACAATTGTAAATAAGGTAAAAGTCGATCATATCAACGATGTCAACCAAGTAGTAAAAGAACGCAATATTCATATTGGGGTAATTGCTGTTCCAGCACCATTTGCACAAGAGGTAGCAGATAAGCTAGTGACTGCTGGCGTGACTGGGATATGGAATTTTGCACCGAGAAAAATTGTTGTTCCAGAACATATTTGTATAGTGAATGAAGATTTATCTGTGGGTCTTAGTAATCTCTCTTATCATATAACAAGAAAATTACTGTAAATGAAGGATTTTTGATAAATTTTTTGCAGGATTTTGTAGGATGATAGAGAAATAATATTATTACAGTTAGTTTGAACAAAATTTCACAAGATAATCGGGAATTTAAGAGAAATACCGTCAAGAATAAGCTATATCTATCTTGACGGTATTGTTGCTTAGTGGTATGCTTGTGTTTGGAATTATAACTAACTGATATTGCTGGATTAGTATTTTTTATGCTAGTGGTAGCAAAATCTCATATGCGTACGATTTAAAGAGGTGAATCTATAGCTTTATTTCTTAAAATGTAGCAGGAGAATCAGATTTTTATAAGTAATGAAATGGCCAATTTTTTTTGTTGACCTACCAAGGAGGAAATTTTTCGATGATTGATATTCGCGATCGCGTGCGTAACCAAGCACTTCAAGCAAAGATCGTTAGTGCAGAAGAAGCGGCAGCTTTTATTAAGCCTGACATGAACATTGGTGTTAGTGGTTTTACGCCTGCAGGATATCCAAAAGCAGTTCCTTTAGCTTTAGCTAAAAGAATGGAAACAGAACCTTTTAGTGTTAACTTATGGACAGGTGCATCCGTTGGGAAAGAATTAGACGGTGCATTGGCAAAAGTCGGCGGTATTAAAAGACGTATGCCTTATCAATCCAACAAGGATTTACGTGCTGGTATTAACGGCGGCAAAATTGAATATTGTGATCTTCACTTGAGTGAATCAGCACAGTTTGCTCGTTATGGTTTTATGGGTGGTAAAATTGACGTAGCTATCGTTGAAGTTTGTGCAATTACCGAAGAAGGACATCTTATTCCTACCACTTCAATGGGGAATACTGCTTCTTATGTTCAAAGTGCTGATGTAGTTATTGTTGAAGTAAATACAACTCAACCATTAGAATTGGAAGGTATGCATGATGTATATGTTCCACTTGATCCACCACATCGTTTACCAATTCCAGTTGTAAAAGTAAACGACCGCATTGGTACTACATATATTCCGTGTGGTGTGGATAAAATAAAATACATTGTTCCTTGTGACATTCCAGATGACGTTCGTCCATTTGCGCCATTAGATGAAAATTCACATAGAATGTCTGAACATATTTTAAAATTCTTCAAAGACGAAATTAAAGCTGGTCGTATGCCGAAAAACTTATTACCTCTTCAATCTGGTGTAGGTAATGTGGCCAATGCGGTAATCAGTGGTTTTGTTGATTCTGATTTTACTGATCTTGAAGTTTATACAGAAGTAATCCAAGATGGTATGTTTGACTTAGCGGATGCGGGGAAATTAAAATTTGCTTCCGGTACATCTTTCTCTCCATCTCCAGACGGATTGAGACGCTTCTATGAAAATATAAAAGACTATCGTCAAAAAATGATGCTTAGACCACAAGAAATTGCTAATAGTCCAGAAGTGGCTCGTCGCATTGGAATCATTGCGATGAATACGGCAATTGAATTTGATATATATGGTAACGTAAATTCTACACATATCATGGGTTCTAAAATGATGAATGGTATTGGTGGTTCCGGAGATTTTGCACGTAATGCTTACTTGACTTGCTTCTTTAGCACATCAACAGCAAAAGACGGTGCTATTTCTGCAATCGTTCCTATGTGCTCTCATGTTGATCATACTGAACATGATACAGATATTTTCGTTACTGAAATCGGTCTTGCTGACGTTCGTGGATTAAGTCCTAGAGAACGTGCACGCAAAATTATCAACAATTGTGCTCATCCTGACTACCGTCCAATGTTGCTTGATTATTTAGAGAGAGCTGAAAAAGCCACAAAACAAGCACATACGCCACATATTATCAATGAAGCGTTATCTTGGCACAGTAGATTTATGGAAACAGGTACAATGAAGAAATAAAGCAAGGAGGAATTATTAATAATGAGCAATGAAAATTTAAAAGCTAAACTGGCTGAATATGATGCCAAAGTAGAAAAAGCGACTGCAAAATTCCCAGAACGTGCAAACTTACCGGAGCAACGTTTATACACTCCACTTGATGTAGAAGGTACTGACTATACAAGTGAAATCGGGTTCCCTGGATCCTATCCTTTCACACGTGGTGTACAACCTACAATGTATCGTGGCCGTTTCTGGACAATGCGTATGTATGCTGGTTTCTCAACTGCTGAAGAATCCAACAAACGTTACCGTTACTTAATCGAATCAGGTGCTACAGGACTTTCTTGTGCATTTGACTTACCAACACAAATTGGTTATGATTCCGATGATGAAATCTCTACAGGTGAAGTTGGTAAAGTAGGGGTTGCGATCGACTCCTTAGCTGATATGGAAATCCTTTTCGATCAAATCGACTTAGGAAAAGTTTCCACTTCTATGACAATCAATGCACCAGCTTCAGTATTACTTGCAATGTATATTGCGGTAGCTGAAAAACAAGGTGTATCTGCTGATAAATTAAAAGGTACAATCCAAAATGATATTCTTAAAGAATATGCAGCACGTGGAACTTATATTTTCCCACCAAAACCTTCCATGCGTTTAATTACAAATATTTTTGAATACTGCTCTAAAAATGTTCCTAACTGGAATACAATTTCTATTTCCGGTTACCACATTCGTGAAGCTGGTTCAACTGCATCTCAAGAAATCGCATTTACAATTGCTGATGGTATTGCATATGCAGAAGCTGCAATCAAAGCTGGCTTAGACGTTGATGCATTTGCAGGTCGTTTATCCTTCTTCTGGAATGCACATAACAATGTATTAGAAGAAGTTGCAAAATTCCGTGCTTCCCGTCGCGTATGGGCAAAAGTGATGAAAGAACGTTTTGGTGCGAAAAATCCAAAATCTTGGATGCTTCGTGTGCATACACAAACAGCTGGTTCTATGTTAACTGCACAACAACCAAACAATAATATCGTTCGTGTTGCTCTTCAAACAGCTGCTGCTGTTATGGGTGGTACGCAATCTCTTCATACAAATTCCCGTGATGAAGCATTAGCTCTTCCTACAGAAGATTCCGTAATGGTTGCACTTCGTACACAACAAATCGTTGCTTATGAAAGTGGTCTTGCTGACGTTATCGATCCATTAGCAGGTTCTTACTATGTAGAAGCTTTAACCAACAAAATTGAAAAAGAAGCTTGGGAATACATCAACAAAATCGATGAAATTGGTGGCGCTGTTGAAGCAATTGAAAAAGGTTATATCCAAAAAGAAATTCAAGACAGTGCTTACAAATGGCAAATGGATGTTGAATCCGGTGCAAAAGTTATCGTTGGTGTTAATAAATTCCAAGTGGAAGAAAAACCAGTTGAAGGCTTACTTCGCGTAGATGCTTCTGTTGGTGAAAAGCAAAAAGCTAAATTAACAAAAATGAAAGCTGAACGTGATAATGCGGCAGTACAAGCTGCTCTTGCTGATCTTGAAAAAGCTTGTCAAGATGAACATGAAAATCTTATGCCATATATCTTAGCAGCTGTTAAAACATATGCTACACTTGGTGAAATTTGTGGAGTTATGCGTAAAGTATTCGGTGAATATGAAGCGCATGTAAACCTATAATAGCGAGAGTTGGAGGGATAAATACAATGGAAAAACGTATTAGAGTATTAGTAGCAAAACCAGGTCTTGACGGCCATGACCGTGGAGCTAAAGTTGTAGCCCGCGCTCTTCGCGACGCTGGTTTCGAAGTAGTATATACAGGTCTTCGTCAAACACCTGAACAAATAGCAGAAGCAGCACTTCAAGAGGACGTAAATGTAGTTGCAATGAGCATTCTTTCAGGAGCTCATCCTCATTTATTCCCTAAAGTTGTTAATTTAGTAAAAGAAAAAGGCATGGAAGACGTACTAGTTATCGGTGGTGGCGTTATTCCTGATGCTGATATTCCAGCACTTAAAGAAGCTGGAGTTGCTGAAGTATTCACTCCAGGAACTCCAACAAGTGCAATTGTTGACTTTATCAAAGCTAATGTAAAATAAATTGCAGTGGATGATGTGCCTCATTTTATATGAGGCACATATACCATAAGGTGGTGCGATTCAATGGATATAGCTAAGGAAGTAATCAAGGGTTCTCGGCTCGCGTTATCACGAGCAATTACTGCAGTGGAAAATGAATACGACAATGCAGTAAGTATTATGCAGGAGTTATATCCGCATACAGGCAGAGCTTTAGTCATTGGTATTACAGGTCCGCCAGGTGCCGGCAAAAGTACATTGACTGATAAACTTGCAAAAGCATGTCGTCGTCAAGGAAAAACTGTCGGGATTATCGCTGTAGATCCAACCAGTCCGTTTTCGGGTGGCGCGATTTTAGGCGATCGTATCCGTATGAATGAATTAACTTTAGATCAAGGTGTGTTTATTCGTAGTATGGGTACACGTGGAAGCCTTGGTGGCTTATCACGCAAAACTGCTGATGCAGTAAAAATTATGGATGCTTCGGGAAAAGATGTAATCTTTATTGAAACTGTTGGTGTTGGACAGTCTGAAGTAGATATTGTAAGTGCAGCTGATACAACGTTAGTTGTTTTAGTACCGGGTTTAGGCGACGATATTCAAGCCATTAAAGCTGGTATTTTAGAGATTGGTGATGTATTTGCAATTAATAAAGCAGACCGTGAAGGTGCAGATCGTTTAAACATTGAAATCAACATGATGCTTGACTTAGATTCGGATAAAAAACCAGATTGGCGTCCGCCAATAAAACAAACCGTAGCTAGCCAAGATAAAGGAATTGAGGAACTTTTAGCAACGATTTATGAGCATTTTGAACATCTAAAATCAACGGGGAAACTAACCGAGCGTCGTAGAGAACGTACGAAAAATGAGCTTTTATCAATGTTAAAAGCGGATATAGGTCGTTATGTATTACACAAAATTGCTGAAAATGGTCAATTTGATCAATTAATCGGTGAGGTAGAAAGTCGAAAAAATGACCCTTACACTATTGTAGCAAATTTATTAAAAGATATGTTAAAATAGAACTAGGAACATGACTTTTGTCGTGTAATATGTAGATGAAGGAGGATATATATATGTTTGAAGTTAACAGAGTTGATCATATTGGTATTGCAGTAACTAATTTAGAAGAAGCAAAAAAATTCTATACTGAAATGCTTGGCATGAAAGCCACTGGTGAAGAAGTAGTTGAAGAACAAAAAGTAAAAGTTTGCTTTATCCCTACTGGTGATAGCGAATTAGAACTTTTAGAATCAACTTCCCCAGATGGTCCTATTGCAAAATACATTGAAAAAAATGGTGGCAGAAACGGTATTCAACACGTTGCTTTACGTGTTGATAATATCGAACAAGCGATTGCCGATTTAATGGCAAAAGGTGTTCGCATGATTGATGAAAAACCTCGTTATGGTGCTGGCGGATCTAGCATTGCGTTTGTTCATCCAAAAGCTACTGGCGGCGTTTTAGTAGAATTATGCCAACGCAAATAGTTTACAAACAGCAGATTTTGTAGGAGGTACAAAATGTCTACAGTTCAAGAAAAAATTGAGCTTATGAAAGCTAAACAAGAAAAGATTAAACTTGGTGGCGGCGAAGCTCGTATTGCAAAACAACATGAAAAAGGTAAATTGACAGCACGTGAACGTATTGAATTATTTTTTGATGAAGGTACTTTCGTTGAATTAGATCAATTCGTTACACATCGTTGCACAAACTTTGGCATGGAGAAAAAATCTCTTCCTGGTGAAGGTGTTGTTACAGGTTACGGTACAGTAAATGGCCGTCTTGTATATGCATTTGCACAGGATTTCACTGTTGAGGGTGGATCTCTTGGTGAAATGCATGCAGCAAAAATTTGTAAAGTGTTAGACTTGTCACTTAAAATGGGTGCTCCAGTTATTGGTATCAATGATTCCGGCGGAGCCCGTATTCAAGAAGCCGTTGATGCATTAGGCGGTTACGGTAAAATCTTCTTGAAAAATACATTAGCTTCTGGTGTTGTTCCACAAATTTCTGTAATTATGGGACCTTGCGCTGGTGGTGCAGTATATTCTCCAGCTTTAACTGATTTTATCTACATGGTTAAAAATACAAGTCAAATGTTTATCACTGGTCCAGCAGTTATTAAATCTGTTACGGCAGAAGAAGTTACAGCTGAACAACTTGGTGGTGCAATGACTCATAACTCTACTTCTGGTGTAGCTCATTTTGCTGCTGAAAATGAAGAAGACTGTATCGAACAAATTCGTTACTTATTAAGCTTCTTACCAAGCAATAACCTTGAAGATGCTCCAATTGTAGAAACAAATGACGATCCATCCCGCATGGATGAAAGCTTAAATACATTGCTTCCTGATAACCCTAACATGCCTTATGACATGAAAGATGTTATTACTTCACTTGTTGATAATGGTGAGTTCTACGAAGTACATGAACATTATGCGAAAAACATCATTACATGTTTTGCTCGTTTTGGTGGTAAATCCGTTGGTATTATCGCTAACCAACCAGCTGTAATGGCAGGTTGCTTAGACGTTAATGCTTCCGATAAATCAGCACGTTTTATTCGTTTCTGTGATGCGTTTAATATTCCTATCGTAAATCTTGTTGACGTACCAGGCTTCTTGCCAGGGACAGACCAAGAATACGGCGGTATTATTCGTCACGGTGCAAAAATGCTTTATGCTTATTCCGAAGCTACCGTACCAAAAATTACAGTAATTACTCGTAAAGCGTATGGCGGTTCTTATTTAGCAATGTGTTCACAAGATTTAGGTGCTGACCAAGTATTTGCTTGGCCTACTGCTGAAATTGCGGTTATGGGACCTGCTGGTGCTGCAAACATTATTTTCCGTAAAGATCCTGATGTTGCAGCAAAAACTGCTGAATACATTGAAGAATTTGCAACTCCTTATAAAGCTGCTGAACGCGGTTTTGTTGATATGGTTATTGAGCCTATGGAGACTAGACCTCGTATTATCACTGCTTTAAATATGTTGGCTAGTAAACGTGAAGCACGTCCTGCTAAAAAACATGGTAACATTCCACTATAAGGAGAAGTTGACTAATGAAAATTGATGCTAAAAATATTAGTCCTGAAGTTGTCGCTGCTATTTCCGCAGCGGTAAATATGATGGTTGGTAATAAAGTTGTCGCTATTAGCATAAAACGTAGCGATGCTTGGGTTATGGCTGGCCGTCAAAAATTAATGAACTAAGTGTCATTAATGAAAGTTTCTCGTACTGGAGGAATATCAATGCGTAATTTTAAAGTTAGAGTTGAAGGTACAGAGTTTGAACTTGAGGTGGAAGAGGAAAAATCCGTTCCGTTAGTGATTCTTCATGGAGATCATCATGCTTGGGTTGAAGCCGGACACAAAAATTTAATGAATTCGCATTAAAATTAAGATTTTATCGTTGTGGAGGAATAAAAAAGTGAAAAAGTTTAATATTAAAGTTAATGGTAACGCATACGAAGTTGAAATCGAAGAAGTAAAAGCTGCTCCAGCTGTGAAAGTTGCTGCAAAACCTGCTGCTGCACCTGCAAAACCTGCTGCAAAACCTGCTGCTGCACCTGCACCTGCTGTTGTTGGTGCTGGCGATACAGCTATCAATGCACCAATGCCTGGTAAAATTGTAAAATTAGTGGCTGAAGCTGGTAAAGCTGTAAAAAAAGGCGATGTAGTTTTAATTCTTGAAGCTATGAAAATGCAAAATGAAATCTCCGCTCCAGTTGATGGTACTTTAAAATCTATTAATGTAGCTGCTGGTCAATCTGTAAAACCAGGTGAAGTTTTAGCTGTTATCGGTTAATTCGCTTGAATTTGAAAGAAGCCTGCACATGTGTTGTGTAGGCTTCTTTAATAGAATAAGAAAAATTTTTGGAGGAGCCTGTTCATTACAGGCTCCTTTTTAGTATTTTGATAGTAAATTTTTAGAAGTTTTGTATATAATAAAGAGTAGATGCAGATTAGGGGGCGTATAAATCATTTTCATTAATGTAGGCAGGGAAATGATTTATTCTTGTCGGAAAAGTTTCATTTTATTGTATCTTTTTCTACTTATATTCTCTATTGAAATATTTCTGTGTATTTAGAGATAAATTAAAATATATGTATATAACCACGTAGTTAATCCTGTTTAAGAATGGAGAAAATTCTGATGAGGAGTTTTGAGTTAGTATAGCTAAAGTGATTATTTTAAATTATAAAATGAAATTTATTAATGAATGAATTGTGATTTTGAAGAAAGAGGTGTATTTTTTGAGCGAAAAAAGAAAAAATTCAACTAAGTTTAAAAATGTGAAACGGGTGCTGGTATATCCACTTAAAAAGTTTGTACAAACGAATTCTCTAAGTGGAAACTTACTACTATTAGCGTTAGTTATGGGGTTAGTGTGGGCTAACTCTGACTATCAACATCAATATCATATATTATGGCATGAAACATACGCAGGAATAACCCTAGGAGAATATTCTTTAAATATGAATCTTCATCATTGGATAAATGATGGATTGATGACAATATTCTTTTTCTTAGTAGGTCTTGAAATTAAACGTGAGTTATTAGTTGGAGAATTGTCTGTAGCACGTAAGGCACTTTTTCCAGTAGCTGCTGCTTTTGGTGGCATGATGGCCCCAGCAATTGTATTTTTACTTTTTCAAAGTGCTGGTTCCGAAACCATCCGTGGTTGGGCGATTCCTACCGCTACGGATATTGCGTTTGCAATAGGAATATTATCTTTATTAGGGAATAGAGTTCCTATTGCATTAAAAGTTTTTTTGACTGCCTTGGCAATTGTTGATGATATAGGTGCTATTTTACTTATTGGAATATTTTATTCAGCTGCTCCAAGCTGGGGGTATTTATCACTTGCGATAATTATAGTAGCTATTATGTTTTGTTTAAACCGTGCAGGTGTTAGAAATTTACTTTTTTATCAAATTTTATCGGTTATATTATGGTTTGTCGTTCTGTCTTCTGGTGTACATGCAACTTTAGCCGGTGTCGTGGCGGCATTTACGATACCAGTACAAGGAAAAATTTCAAAAAAATCGGCAGCGAAAAAGAGTTCGAAGTTAGCTGACCAATTAAACGATTTAAGTACTTCCTCAAAAGAGGTTCTGGGTGATGCTATGTATCATTCAGTTTTATCTCAAATGTCAAACTTATACAAACAGGCGGGGACACCTTTGCAAAGAATGGAGCACAGGATTCATTCTTTAGTTTCCTATTTTATTTTACCTTTATTTGCTTTAGCTAATAGTGGTATCACGATAGATCCAAAAATGATAGGTGGCGTGTTGGATGCTTTATCTTTAGGAATTATTTTTGGACTGTGTATCGGAAAGCCAATAGGTATTGTGACTATATGTTGGGTATTAGAAAAGTTGAATTTTGCTGAGAGACCAGATAATATATCTTGGCAGCAATTATGGGCAAGCGGATGCTTTGCTGGAATAGGTTTTACAATGTCTATTTTTATAGCTGGACTAGCTTTTGACAACGCTTTTTTCTTAAATCAATCTAAATTATCAATTATAATTGCATCGTTCTTTTCGACAATTTTAGGAACAGTTTTATTATTGAGTTCAAAAGATAAAGTGGAGAGTTGATAAGGAAAACAAAAGATAGATTTAGAAAAATTAAAATAAATTGATGAATGATAAAAACGATTTAAAACAATCGATGGATAAGAGAATCACTCCTGCTATTATGTTAATTCTATACATAATAGCAGGAGTGATTCTTTTATTTTTATATATTTCTGGTACTTGTCGACAATGGATTCAGATGAAGTCTAATAAATATAAACTGGTCACTATAATTTAAATGGAGGCAAAGATGAAAAATAATAAAAAAGAATTATTTTTCAAAACCATATCTAAGTTCTTTCTTTATTAATGCTCCTTAATGAGATTGTTCCTATTTTAAGTCCTGTTCTTGGTGGGCAATTGCTAAAAGTTACGGATTGGTCAGGAATATTTGTTGTTTTAAGTGCGATGAGTATATTCATTTTTATCCTTGTTTGGGTTGGAGTCAAAGCGTGTATAGGAATCACAACTACGACAAGCTTTTCTTTAGCTATACAAACACAACGAGATGCCGCAGGGAGCGCAGCTGGTTTACTTGGAGTTGTTGCATCTCCATTGATTGGGCTTGGTGGTGAAATGAATGCTATGCCGATGGGAATTATTCTGCTTGGTATAAATTTTATTGCATTAGATGAACAGATTAAACATTGGATAAAATAGTATTTTATTATAATGATGTGGAGAATTAGGAAAATGAAATAGATAAATGTCAGAGAAAGTTTTCCTCTGCATTTATCTATTTGCATTTTGTATTTTGTATACATTTTTTAAATTTATGACGAATTATTTATTTTAAGATATAATAAAAACATTACTATGCAACAGGGGGAAAGTAATGGAAAACACAACACTTTTAGCAGGAATTATATTTATCGTCATGTATATGTTTATTGTCTCAGAGAAAGTTCATCGTACTATTGTATCCATGCTTGGTGCGATATTGATGATTTTAACTGGTGTAATTTCGCAGGAAGCAGCTTTACATCATATTGATTTTAATACGCTTGGATTATTGATTGGTATGATGATTATCGTTGCGATTACTGGGCAGACAGGACTTTTTAATTATATCGCAATTTGGTCAGCGAAAAAGGCGGAAGCGAATCCAATGCGAATCCTAATTTACTTAGCAGTGATTACTGCACTTTTTTCCGCGTTTTTAGATAACGTAACAACCGTGTTACTTATGGTTCCCGTCACTATTGGAATTACGAATAAATTACATGTAAATCCCATTCCTTATTTAATTGTGCAAATTATTGCATCAAATATTGGCGGAACCGCTACTTTGATTGGGGATCCTCCTAATATTATGATTGGGAGTGCGGTAAAGGAATTAACCTTTATTTCATTTATTAATAACTTAGCATTGATATCAGCCATTAATTTAGGAGTTGTTTTGGTGATTTTAACTTTTTTGTATCGCAAACAATTGCGCACAACAGATGAATTAAAGGCTGATTTAATGTCATTGAATGAAAAAGCTGAATTAAAAAATAAGTTGTTATTAAAAAAATGCTTGTCGGTTTTATCACTGACAATTTTAGGATTCTTTTTCCATCAGTTGGTTCATGTAGAATCTTCAACAGTCGCTTTAACAGGGGCATTTTTACTTTTATTAATTGCAAGTCGTGATCATAGTTTTATTGAACATGCAATGGAAAAGGTAGAGTGGACGACAATATTTTTTTTCGTGGGTTTATTTGTTGCAGTTGGCGGATTGATTGAGGTTGGTATTATCAAACAAATTGCTGTATATGGCATAGAAATTACAGGGGGAGACGTAGCAAAGACGTCAATGTTGGTTTTATGGTTAAGTGCAATTGTATCGTCCTTTCTTGATAATATTCCATTTGTTGCAACAATGATTCCGTTAATTCAAGATATGGGGAATATGGGTGTAAGTAATTTGGAACCATTGTGGTGGAGTTTGGCTCTTGGTGCATGTCTTGGTGGTAACGGAACAATTGTTGGAGCAAGTGCGAATTTGATTGTTGCGGGAATGGCTGCAGAGGCGGGACATAATATTTCATTTATGCGATATTTGAAGATAGGATTTCCAATCATGACTTTAACGATTCTTTTATCGACTTTATATATTTATATGCGTTATTTAATATAATCCTAAAAAAGAGTGTGCAAATCAATTTTGCACACTCTTTTTTAGAATTATATTAGAAAATATTTAAAATTACGTAGAGAAGAGGCTATTTTTCCTATTTATTTATTTTTTTGGTGATGATATTATAAGAAAATAATTTATCTGATAACTAAGGCTAAGACTCCTGCCTTCGATAAGAGGGAGTTATGCCATGGGTACAGGCGATTGGTTAAATTATTAGATAAAGTAAAAATGAGTTTTTATTGGTTTCAAAGGGGAGGGGTTATTTTGTTTGCGAAAACATTAAAGGGAAAGTTAATATCAACTACATTGTTGTTATTTTTTATTGTATTGTTTATTAGTACTTTGATTATTGGAAATGTAGTAAAAGATCAAATGGAGTCTGTCTTGTTGGATAAATCTATGGAAACAGCACAAGAGATTGCTTCAAATCTTGATAATATGCTGTTGAACACTACTATTCAAAGTGATGAGTTACAAAAATTTCTTGATGAAAAGGTAAGACAAGAAAACATTGTATATGCGGCAATTATTGATAAAAATGCAAAAGCTATTGCGCATAGTGATCATCAAAAAATTGGTAAAGTTTATGATGATGAATATACAATAGATGGTGCAGTTAAAGGAAATACAAAAACAAGTAGATTTTACGCTGATGTTCAACAAGTTTGGACTTATGATATTATGGTACCAATTTATCAAAATGGAGTACAAATTGGTGCTTTAGATATTGGAATACCTGAAAGAGGCGTTAGTGAAATTATTAATGAAATTATTATGATTCAGAGTATCTTAATTATTGTCTCTTTCATTGTTATAACGATTTTATTATTTGCTATTTTTAATAAATTGTTTATTCCTTTAAATGAAATTGTATTAATTATTAATAAGATTGGAAAATTGAACCTTATAAAAGATGAAAAGATAGATACTTTTGCAAATCAAAATGATGAAATCGGCAGCATTGCAAAATCTTTAGAGAATATGCGTGTGAGTGTTGCAGAACTAGTGAAGGATATAATAGAAAACTCGAATAATCTTAGCAATTCAGTTGAAGATTTATCTAATACGGTATATGATGTGTCTG
This genomic interval from Selenobaculum gibii contains the following:
- a CDS encoding redox-sensing transcriptional repressor Rex, yielding MRQKVVISKATIDRLPLYFRTLRVTKEEGREIISSEELGRRLGITPEQIRKDLASFGQFGKKGVGYYVHELMRNIGEILGLDNNWNIAVVGIGHLGAALANYQNFITLGFNLMALFDADEDVVGTIVNKVKVDHINDVNQVVKERNIHIGVIAVPAPFAQEVADKLVTAGVTGIWNFAPRKIVVPEHICIVNEDLSVGLSNLSYHITRKLL
- the mce gene encoding methylmalonyl-CoA epimerase — protein: MFEVNRVDHIGIAVTNLEEAKKFYTEMLGMKATGEEVVEEQKVKVCFIPTGDSELELLESTSPDGPIAKYIEKNGGRNGIQHVALRVDNIEQAIADLMAKGVRMIDEKPRYGAGGSSIAFVHPKATGGVLVELCQRK
- the meaB gene encoding methylmalonyl Co-A mutase-associated GTPase MeaB, which produces MDIAKEVIKGSRLALSRAITAVENEYDNAVSIMQELYPHTGRALVIGITGPPGAGKSTLTDKLAKACRRQGKTVGIIAVDPTSPFSGGAILGDRIRMNELTLDQGVFIRSMGTRGSLGGLSRKTADAVKIMDASGKDVIFIETVGVGQSEVDIVSAADTTLVVLVPGLGDDIQAIKAGILEIGDVFAINKADREGADRLNIEINMMLDLDSDKKPDWRPPIKQTVASQDKGIEELLATIYEHFEHLKSTGKLTERRRERTKNELLSMLKADIGRYVLHKIAENGQFDQLIGEVESRKNDPYTIVANLLKDMLK
- a CDS encoding acetyl-CoA hydrolase/transferase family protein → MIDIRDRVRNQALQAKIVSAEEAAAFIKPDMNIGVSGFTPAGYPKAVPLALAKRMETEPFSVNLWTGASVGKELDGALAKVGGIKRRMPYQSNKDLRAGINGGKIEYCDLHLSESAQFARYGFMGGKIDVAIVEVCAITEEGHLIPTTSMGNTASYVQSADVVIVEVNTTQPLELEGMHDVYVPLDPPHRLPIPVVKVNDRIGTTYIPCGVDKIKYIVPCDIPDDVRPFAPLDENSHRMSEHILKFFKDEIKAGRMPKNLLPLQSGVGNVANAVISGFVDSDFTDLEVYTEVIQDGMFDLADAGKLKFASGTSFSPSPDGLRRFYENIKDYRQKMMLRPQEIANSPEVARRIGIIAMNTAIEFDIYGNVNSTHIMGSKMMNGIGGSGDFARNAYLTCFFSTSTAKDGAISAIVPMCSHVDHTEHDTDIFVTEIGLADVRGLSPRERARKIINNCAHPDYRPMLLDYLERAEKATKQAHTPHIINEALSWHSRFMETGTMKK
- a CDS encoding cobalamin B12-binding domain-containing protein, giving the protein MEKRIRVLVAKPGLDGHDRGAKVVARALRDAGFEVVYTGLRQTPEQIAEAALQEDVNVVAMSILSGAHPHLFPKVVNLVKEKGMEDVLVIGGGVIPDADIPALKEAGVAEVFTPGTPTSAIVDFIKANVK
- a CDS encoding acyl-CoA mutase large subunit family protein; the protein is MSNENLKAKLAEYDAKVEKATAKFPERANLPEQRLYTPLDVEGTDYTSEIGFPGSYPFTRGVQPTMYRGRFWTMRMYAGFSTAEESNKRYRYLIESGATGLSCAFDLPTQIGYDSDDEISTGEVGKVGVAIDSLADMEILFDQIDLGKVSTSMTINAPASVLLAMYIAVAEKQGVSADKLKGTIQNDILKEYAARGTYIFPPKPSMRLITNIFEYCSKNVPNWNTISISGYHIREAGSTASQEIAFTIADGIAYAEAAIKAGLDVDAFAGRLSFFWNAHNNVLEEVAKFRASRRVWAKVMKERFGAKNPKSWMLRVHTQTAGSMLTAQQPNNNIVRVALQTAAAVMGGTQSLHTNSRDEALALPTEDSVMVALRTQQIVAYESGLADVIDPLAGSYYVEALTNKIEKEAWEYINKIDEIGGAVEAIEKGYIQKEIQDSAYKWQMDVESGAKVIVGVNKFQVEEKPVEGLLRVDASVGEKQKAKLTKMKAERDNAAVQAALADLEKACQDEHENLMPYILAAVKTYATLGEICGVMRKVFGEYEAHVNL